The following are encoded together in the Cyanobacterium aponinum PCC 10605 genome:
- a CDS encoding FecCD family ABC transporter permease, translating to MEANSVDSSILKEIPSENRRILIVIISISLGLLITFCLSLSIGSVSLSLEEIYQALWHRGAELNQVIVWDLRLPRILAAFVVGSALGTSGALLQGMLRNSLATPFLLGISAGAGLVVVVLITFDLFLFLIPVASWLGAVLTTMLVYFLARQNNDINVERLILGGVAVSSLFGAIQTTLLILSEDGRIQKALNWIVGSLNGRGWTELNTATPYILIALIIACLLARFVNVLNLGDELAVGLGIPLARSRLLIGGTATLLAASAVSIAGLIGFVGLLVPHSMRFLLKSNDYRLLIPLSAVGGAIVLSWADLLSRIGAVELPVGAVTALVGSPLFVWLLYKRSF from the coding sequence ATGGAGGCTAATTCTGTCGATTCGTCTATTCTCAAAGAAATACCTTCGGAGAATAGAAGAATATTAATAGTAATTATTTCTATTAGTTTAGGGCTACTAATTACTTTCTGCTTATCTTTGTCAATAGGCTCTGTTTCTCTCAGTTTAGAGGAAATTTATCAAGCACTATGGCATCGAGGGGCAGAGTTAAATCAAGTGATTGTCTGGGATTTACGCTTACCGCGCATCCTTGCGGCTTTTGTCGTGGGGTCTGCTTTAGGCACTTCTGGTGCGCTTTTGCAGGGAATGTTACGCAACTCTTTAGCTACTCCTTTTTTGTTGGGGATTTCTGCTGGTGCTGGTTTAGTAGTTGTGGTTCTGATTACCTTTGACTTATTCTTATTTCTCATACCTGTAGCTTCTTGGTTAGGGGCTGTTTTGACGACTATGTTAGTTTACTTTTTAGCACGGCAGAATAATGACATAAATGTAGAGCGTCTCATTCTTGGCGGTGTAGCGGTTTCTTCCCTTTTTGGTGCTATCCAAACTACTTTATTAATACTATCGGAGGATGGCAGGATTCAAAAAGCCTTAAACTGGATTGTCGGTAGTCTTAATGGACGAGGTTGGACAGAGTTAAATACTGCTACTCCTTATATTCTCATAGCTCTCATTATCGCTTGTTTGTTAGCTCGTTTTGTTAATGTTCTCAATTTGGGAGATGAGTTAGCGGTAGGGTTAGGGATTCCGTTGGCGCGATCGCGCTTATTAATTGGAGGCACGGCAACTCTATTGGCGGCGAGTGCTGTGAGTATAGCGGGTTTAATTGGATTTGTGGGCTTACTTGTACCCCATTCTATGCGGTTTTTACTCAAAAGTAATGACTATCGATTGTTGATTCCTTTATCGGCGGTGGGGGGTGCAATCGTACTATCATGGGCGGATTTGCTTTCCCGTATCGGTGCGGTGGAGTTACCTGTCGGTGCAGTAACTGCTTTGGTGGGTTCGCCTTTATTTGTTTGGTTGTTGTATAAACGCTCTTTTTGA